In Euphorbia lathyris chromosome 9, ddEupLath1.1, whole genome shotgun sequence, the following are encoded in one genomic region:
- the LOC136207397 gene encoding protein NRT1/ PTR FAMILY 8.1-like codes for MAEQQENMYTKDGTTDFQGNPAIKAKTGTWKACPYILGNECCERLAYYGINTNLVNYLKFQLNQESVKAVKNVTNWSGTCYVTPLLGAFLADAYFGRYWTIATFSIIYVFGMTLLTLSASLPGLKPYCDNKKVCHPTSQQTSVFFSGLYLIALGTGGIKPCVSSFGADQFDDSDEQEKKSKSSFFNWFYFSINIGALVASSVLVWIQTNVGWGWGFGIPAVAMAIAVLSFFSGTKLYRKLKPGGSPFTRICQVIVASFRKFQVNVPLDKSLLFEISDDEFAFKGSRKLEHTNQFSFFDKAAVETPSDGVKVSKINPWRLCTVTQVEELKSIIKLLPIWATGIIFSAVYSQMGTLFVLQGNTMDLHLSPSFQIPSASLSLFDTVSVIFWVPVYDAAIVPIARKFTGHKNGFTQLQRMAIGLAISILAMAAAGSLEMVRLGEVRKHNYYEIKHIPMSVFWQVPQYFIIGCAEVFTFIGQLEFFYEQAPDDMRSLCSALSLTTAALGNYLTSFLVNVVTDLSTRNGKAGWIPDNLNYGHLDYFFWLLAFLSFLNLGIFVFVSRSYTYKKMLPSMH; via the exons ATGGCAGAACAACAAGAAAATATGTACACCAAAGACGGTACAACAGATTTCCAGGGGAATCCGGCCATCAAGGCCAAAACCGGAACCTGGAAAGCCTGCCCTTATATCCTTG GAAATGAGTGCTGTGAAAGATTGGCATATTATGGGATAAACACAAATCTAGTTAATTATCTTAAATTTCAACTAAACCAGGAAAGTGTCAAAGCAGTGAAAAATGTTACAAATTGGTCAGGAACTTGCTATGTGACGCCTTTGCTTGGAGCTTTTCTTGCTGATGCCTATTTCGGAAGATATTGGACAATTGCTACTTTCTCTATCATTTATGTCTTT GGCATGACATTGTTAACCTTATCAGCATCATTACCCGGACTAAAACCATATTGTGACAATAAAAAAGTATGCCATCCAACATCACAGCAAACATCAGTTTTCTTCTCAGGATTATACCTGATAGCTCTAGGAACAGGAGGGATTAAGCCATGTGTATCTTCATTCGGGGCGGATCAATTCGACGACTCGGACGAACAAGAGAAGAAAAGCAAGAGTTCATTCTTCAATTGGTTCTATTTTTCAATCAACATAGGTGCTCTTGTGGCTTCATCTGTGCTTGTTTGGATACAAACAAATGTTGGCTGGGGTTGGGGATTTGGTATTCCAGCAGTAGCTATGGCTATTGCTGTTCTCAGTTTCTTTTCAGGTACTAAATTGTATAGGAAGTTGAAGCCTGGAGGAAGCCCTTTTACTCGTATATGTCAGGTTATAGTTGCTTCATTCAGGAAGTTTCAAGTAAATGTGCCTCTTGATAAGTCTCTTTTGTTTGAGATTTCTGATGATGAATTTGCTTTCAAAGGAAGCCGCAAGCTTGAGCATACAAACCAATTCAG TTTCTTCGACAAAGCAGCAGTAGAGACTCCATCAGATGGTGTAAAAGTCTCCAAAATAAACCCATGGAGGCTATGCACAGTAACACAAGTAGAAGAGCTAAAATCCATAATCAAACTACTCCCAATATGGGCAACAGGAATCATATTTTCAGCTGTTTACAGTCAAATGGGAACTCTATTTGTCCTCCAAGGCAACACCATGGATCTTCACCTCTCCCCATCTTTCCAAATCCCTTCTGCTTCTCTTTCCCTCTTCGACACCGTCTCCGTCATCTTCTGGGTTCCGGTCTACGACGCCGCCATTGTCCCCATTGCCAGAAAGTTCACAGGCCATAAAAACGGGTTCACACAGCTGCAAAGAATGGCAATTGGCCTGGCAATTTCAATCCTAGCAATGGCAGCAGCAGGCAGTTTAGAGATGGTGAGATTGGGGGAAGTTAGGAAGCATAATTACTATGAAATCAAGCATATTCCAATGTCTGTGTTTTGGCAAGTTCCACAGTATTTTATAATTGGATGTGCAGAAGTTTTTACTTTTATTGGGCAGTTGGAATTTTTCTATGAACAAGCACCTGATGATATGAGAAGTTTGTGCTCAGCTTTGTCACTTACAACTGCTGCACTTGGGAATTATTTGACAAGTTTTCTGGTGAATGTTGTGACAGATTTAAGCACAAGGAATGGGAAAGCTGGATGGATTCCTGATAATTTGAATTATGGACATCTTGATTATTTCTTCTGGCTTTTGGCTTTTCTCAGCTTTCTCAATTTGGGaatctttgtttttgtttctaGATCTTACACTTACAAGAAAATGTTGCCATCTATGCATTAA
- the LOC136206265 gene encoding uncharacterized protein: MEMAVPVLGIVAAAAVTFYAVSFAQIREKSFEDFDEEGNGKGMKPFLSSKEKRARRKADKLSKNKN, encoded by the exons atggAGATGGCAGTTCCAGTACTGGGAATAGTAGCTGCTGCTGCTGTTACTTTCTATGCTgtaagctttgcacaaattaGAGAG AAATCATTTGAAGACTTTGATGAAGAAGGAAATGGAAAAGGGATGAAGCCATTTCTCAGCTCTAAAGAAAAAAGAGCCAGAAGAAAGGCTGATAAACTGTCCAAGAACAAGAATTGA
- the LOC136206697 gene encoding uncharacterized protein, translated as MLQLNLPSRLFKSLPLCSLSSSTTLQEIASSHPTNKGIAKVVLKKGKTQLFKDGSPMVYSGAVDRIISRPPPVTGDIVLVADGTEKPIGWGMYNSKSMFTVRLMQLEEEAMRDPSCALNMEKLLETRVNAAIQLRRRLGLPSTHTNAYRLVNSEGDRLSGLIVDVFGDLAVIASSAAWVEKYKSEVEACISRVDEIHHINWRPSVEILKEEGLEVSISKEIPLCHERTKVVENGISYAISHTGQKTGFYADQRENRKFISTITAGQRVLDICCYSGGFALNALRGGAVDVLGVDTSLPALELARENVILNSMDLGRISFLREDATEYMKDALSRNESWDIVILDPPKLAPRKKVLQSASGMYRNLNMLAMRLTKRGGLLMTCSCSGAMTQSGAFMRILQAAASTAGRKLTVIRQAGAASDHPLDPSYPEGAYLTNILVRVS; from the exons ATGCTACAGCTCAACCTTCCCTCACGCCTCTTCAAGTCACTGCCTCTTTGTTCCTTATCTTCCTCTACCACACTTCAAGAAATTGCTTCTTCTCATCCTACTAATAAAG GAATTGCAAAGGTTGTATTGAAAAAAGGGAAGACACAGCTTTTTAAAGATGGAAGCCCAATGGTGTATAGTGGAGCAGTTGATAGAATTATCAGTAGACCACCTCCGGTTACCGGAGATATTGTGCTGGTGGCTGATGGTACAGAGAAACCTATTGGTTGGGGAATGTATAACTCCAAATCAATGTTCACAGTCAGGCTTATGCAATTAGAAGAGGAAGCCATGAG AGATCCTTCTTGTGCATTGAACATGGAGAAGCTACTTGAAACAAGAGTTAATGCAGCTATACAGCTGCGTAGGAGATTGGGTTTGCCATCAACCCATACAAATGCATACCGCCTTGTTAACAGCGAAGGAGATAG ATTGTCTGGATTAATAGTTGACGTGTTTGGAGATTTAGCAGTAATAGCATCATCTGCTGCATGGGTTGAGAAGTACAAATCAGAAGTAGAGGCTTGCATAAGTAGAGTTGATGAAATTCATCATATAAACTGGAGACCTTCTGTTGAAATTTTAAaagaagaaggattggaagTGTCAATTTCGAAAGAAATCCCTCTTTGTCATGAAAGGACAAAG GTTGTGGAAAATGGGATTTCATATGCAATATCGCATACTGGTCAAAAGACTGGGTTTTATGCAGATCAACGTGAAAACCGCAAATTTATATCAACAATTACAGCTGGTCAGAGAGTTCTTGATATTTGCTGCTATAGTGGTGGCTTTGCTCTAAATGCACTACGAGGAGGCGCAGTTGATGTTTTAG GCGTGGACACTTCCTTACCTGCTCTAGAGCTTGCTAGAGAAAATGTTATCCTTAACTCTATGGACTTGGGAAGAATATCATTTTTGAGAGAAGATGCAACTGAGTATATGAAGGATGCCCTTTCCAGAAATGAGTCATGGGATATAGTTATTCTTGATCCTCCTAAGTTAGCACCCAGGAAGAAG GTACTACAAAGTGCATCAGGCATGTATAGAAATCTGAACATGTTAGCAATGAGATTGACAAAGAGAGGTGGTCTTCTCATGACTTGTTCGTGTTCTGGAGCCATGACTCAGAGTGGAGCTTTCATGCGAATTCTCCAG GCTGCAGCTTCAACGGCCGGAAGGAAGTTAACAGTTATTCGACAAGCTGGTGCAGCATCGGACCACCCTCTCGATCCGTCCTACCCAGAGGGCGCATACCTGACTAACATCTTAGTTCGAGTATCATAA